The Paenibacillus sp. RC334 nucleotide sequence CCGTGGTGTACAGCGTCCACAACGCAACTCTCCAAGTGATCCTTGAGGAGAAGTTTGGCCGGAATTTTATTATTATGATTTGACTTTATAGCTGTAATTACGTTATAAAATCGGTTATAATGAGGTAAGAATAAGTAAGGAGCCGTGCGCTAACACGGCTTCAGCATACAACAACTGCATAAAGAGCAGTCGGCCGCGTAAGATAAGGTCGGAAATAGACCGTTTTCCTTAGTCAGGGCGGTCTATTTCTTTTTCATGTAGGTAAGTAAAGCCAGAATGCCGAACATGAGCAACCTTTACTCCTCAGTTGTTCTCTTCCCCCAAACATATTTCATTATAAAAAATAGTATGGCCAGTACCATGAGAAGCAATGCGATCTGTAAGCCATAACGATGTATGAGTTCTCCTGCTGTTTGTACATGATCGCCGAAGAAATGTCCGAGTAAAAAGAAGATTAGCGTCCAGATCAAGCCTGTTGAGTAAGAGAACAGAGCATAACGCTTGAAGCTCATTTTATTGATTCCGACAATATAAGGGATGATGTGACGGACAATCGGCAGGAAATAACTAATGCAAATGGTGAAATTGCCATACTTATGTACCAAATTTTCCGAAAATGTAATGTACTTGTCCATTTTCTTTTTTCGTCGTAAACGATCCAGAACGGTTGTGCCCAAGAATCTTCCCAATACGTAGCCTAAGGACAAGCCCGATATAACCCCTAGATATACGATGAAAAAGGCGAGTAACGGTTGAAGT carries:
- a CDS encoding DedA family protein, whose translation is MDVEHLISIIEQYGYAALFFSLWLGIVGLPIPDEVIVMTGGAVTSMGILQPLLAFFIVYLGVISGLSLGYVLGRFLGTTVLDRLRRKKKMDKYITFSENLVHKYGNFTICISYFLPIVRHIIPYIVGINKMSFKRYALFSYSTGLIWTLIFFLLGHFFGDHVQTAGELIHRYGLQIALLLMVLAILFFIMKYVWGKRTTEE